One part of the Tunicatimonas pelagia genome encodes these proteins:
- a CDS encoding outer membrane beta-barrel protein: MRYVGLFLCALSFSSIVYAQSFQAYAELGINASQIDGDDLFGYNQPGLRIGAHVALPLDSSWLVRGGMVFSGKGSRHGERDLIFQIIRLSYLELPLVAQYALLEQVSLTAGFTVNYLIGAQQDLGGGFESSRENYRNIDVCYTAGVVYKPFDNASFSISIINGLASASSLEFFRNRSLAFSLFYHL, encoded by the coding sequence ATGCGATACGTCGGATTATTTCTCTGTGCGCTTTCTTTTTCATCTATCGTTTACGCCCAAAGTTTTCAGGCGTATGCCGAGTTAGGAATTAATGCTTCGCAAATTGATGGTGACGATCTATTTGGTTACAACCAGCCGGGACTACGGATTGGGGCACACGTAGCTTTACCCCTGGATAGCAGTTGGCTGGTTCGGGGTGGCATGGTGTTTAGTGGCAAAGGGAGTCGGCATGGGGAGCGCGATCTGATCTTTCAGATTATCCGGCTCAGCTATCTGGAGCTTCCCCTGGTAGCGCAGTACGCCTTACTAGAGCAAGTATCACTTACCGCTGGATTTACTGTAAATTATCTGATTGGGGCACAGCAAGACCTTGGCGGTGGTTTTGAAAGTTCTCGCGAAAATTATCGCAATATTGATGTTTGTTACACCGCCGGAGTTGTGTATAAACCCTTTGACAATGCCTCCTTCTCTATCAGTATTATCAATGGATTGGCTAGTGCCAGTTCACTAGAGTTCTTTCGTAACCGCAGTCTGGCGTTTTCGCTGTTTTATCATTTGTGA
- a CDS encoding sulfatase, with protein sequence MNYFLCFSFLVVTSLFSIPIREKPTQAQNAPDKPNVLFIAVDDLRPELGCYGKTAVISPNIDRLASQGTLFNRAYCQIPVCGASRASLLTGLRPNRNRFLNYKTWADKDAPEAVTLPQHFKNNGYYTVSNGKIFHYQDDKLESWSELPWRARDPSNDWRNYVTEAAQQIAIDHGNGKGPAFEQADVPDTAYFDGKIAAKTIADLKRLKEQDQPFFLAVGFLKPHLPFNAPSRYWDLYNPQNLPEASNPFPPESAPDAAIHNFGELRNYAGIPPEGALNESMAKLMVHGYHACISYTDAQIGKLLDTLEELDLADNTIVVLWGDHGWNLEEHGLWCKHCNFETSLRAPLLIKAPGLPAGQRTEALTEFVDIYPTLCELSNLAQPQQLEGTSLVPLLSQPNTSGKEYVFSKYHEGFTVKNDRYRYTEWSKDDGEVYARMLYDHQQDSLENVNIVDLPENKEIVKGLQQQLRKMYQEDFMK encoded by the coding sequence ATGAATTACTTCCTTTGCTTCAGCTTCTTGGTAGTCACTTCGCTGTTTTCAATACCTATCCGAGAAAAACCAACTCAGGCTCAAAATGCCCCCGACAAACCAAATGTCTTATTTATCGCGGTAGACGATCTGCGCCCTGAATTAGGCTGTTACGGAAAAACGGCGGTGATTTCGCCCAATATTGACCGCCTGGCTTCGCAGGGTACATTATTTAACCGGGCGTATTGTCAAATTCCGGTATGCGGGGCTTCCCGGGCGAGTCTACTTACGGGTTTACGTCCGAATCGAAATCGGTTTTTGAATTACAAGACTTGGGCGGATAAAGATGCTCCCGAAGCAGTAACCTTGCCGCAGCACTTTAAAAATAATGGTTACTATACTGTTTCTAACGGAAAGATTTTTCACTACCAGGACGATAAGCTAGAAAGCTGGAGCGAGTTACCGTGGCGAGCTCGTGACCCTAGCAATGACTGGCGCAACTATGTGACTGAAGCGGCTCAACAGATTGCGATTGATCACGGTAACGGAAAAGGCCCAGCCTTTGAGCAAGCTGATGTACCCGATACAGCTTATTTCGACGGAAAAATTGCGGCTAAAACGATTGCTGACTTAAAACGCCTAAAGGAACAAGATCAGCCATTTTTCTTAGCTGTCGGCTTTCTAAAACCGCATTTGCCCTTCAATGCACCGTCCCGATACTGGGATTTGTACAATCCGCAAAATCTCCCTGAAGCTTCTAATCCATTTCCACCGGAAAGCGCCCCGGACGCTGCAATCCATAACTTTGGTGAACTAAGGAACTACGCAGGAATTCCTCCTGAAGGCGCGCTAAACGAAAGTATGGCAAAGCTAATGGTTCACGGTTACCACGCCTGCATTAGCTATACCGATGCCCAGATTGGCAAATTACTGGATACCTTAGAAGAGTTAGATTTGGCTGATAATACGATTGTGGTGCTGTGGGGCGACCATGGTTGGAACCTGGAGGAACACGGGCTGTGGTGCAAACACTGCAACTTTGAAACTTCTCTTCGCGCTCCGCTACTTATTAAAGCTCCCGGTTTACCCGCCGGGCAGCGCACCGAAGCCCTCACCGAATTTGTCGATATTTACCCTACACTCTGTGAATTATCTAACTTAGCCCAACCGCAGCAACTAGAAGGTACCAGTTTGGTTCCACTACTTTCTCAGCCTAATACATCCGGTAAAGAATATGTATTCAGCAAGTATCACGAAGGCTTTACCGTGAAAAATGACCGCTACCGCTATACCGAGTGGAGCAAAGACGATGGTGAAGTATACGCCCGAATGCTGTACGACCATCAGCAGGATTCGTTAGAGAATGTAAATATTGTAGATCTGCCAGAAAATAAGGAGATCGTAAAGGGGTTACAGCAACAACTTCGTAAAATGTATCAGGAAGATTTCATGAAATGA
- a CDS encoding DUF4126 family protein: protein MNTRVLNQIVALGIVAGMRTMLAPALLSGSLKNRRPKRLRRTNLRFMQSGSTANILKVLAAGELIGDKLPMTPSRTDPTGLIGRGLSGALVGTTLAVLSRENRWLGGSVGASSALASAYTFHYLRKKLSQETKLPDMLWAGLEDVAAIKLGKRRI from the coding sequence ATGAACACTCGCGTATTAAATCAGATTGTAGCACTGGGAATTGTGGCCGGAATGCGTACAATGCTGGCTCCGGCTTTACTTAGTGGCAGTCTTAAGAATAGACGGCCTAAGCGATTGCGCCGAACAAACTTACGTTTTATGCAGTCCGGTTCAACGGCGAATATTTTAAAAGTGTTGGCTGCCGGAGAGCTGATTGGCGATAAGCTACCGATGACCCCTAGCCGAACTGACCCTACCGGACTGATAGGGCGAGGACTATCGGGAGCTTTGGTAGGAACTACGTTAGCCGTACTTTCGCGCGAAAATCGCTGGTTGGGAGGAAGCGTAGGAGCATCAAGCGCGTTGGCCTCGGCTTATACTTTTCACTATTTACGCAAGAAGCTATCGCAGGAAACAAAACTGCCCGATATGCTTTGGGCTGGTCTGGAAGACGTAGCAGCTATCAAACTAGGCAAAAGGAGGATTTAA
- a CDS encoding DinB family protein — MDLSSSVQLRQQLVKHLEGGEAFVPLDTIVHNIPFDKLGMVPDGLPYSLWQQFYHLRYTQLDILEFCRNPTYASVKWPDNYWPSETKPEDWQQWNRIVNAYFSERSELAELTTNPKNNLMKPLSHGEGQMLLREVLLVIEHTAYHTGQILIILRLLGEYE; from the coding sequence ATGGATTTATCATCAAGCGTTCAGCTACGGCAGCAGCTCGTAAAACATTTAGAAGGCGGAGAGGCATTTGTCCCCCTGGATACTATCGTTCATAATATTCCTTTTGATAAGCTCGGAATGGTTCCGGACGGTTTACCGTATTCTTTGTGGCAACAGTTCTATCATTTGCGCTACACGCAACTCGATATTCTAGAGTTCTGCCGTAACCCTACCTACGCTTCGGTGAAATGGCCGGACAACTACTGGCCGAGTGAAACAAAGCCGGAAGATTGGCAGCAATGGAACCGCATTGTCAACGCCTATTTCTCAGAGAGAAGCGAACTAGCTGAATTAACTACTAATCCTAAAAATAACTTAATGAAACCCCTCTCGCATGGTGAGGGACAGATGCTGCTACGAGAAGTTTTGCTGGTTATTGAACATACTGCCTACCATACCGGGCAGATACTGATCATCCTTCGTCTGTTGGGTGAGTATGAATAA
- a CDS encoding NUDIX hydrolase yields MMYFKIAIDCVIIGYDSQLNELKILLTKRVNMPQKGEWALPGGFIKKTEGFEETASSILQRETGMANVYLRQLKAYSLTDITQDNRIASVAYYSFIKFEELTESGQQQTSRWFPFKEVPPLPFDHSEKVAFASEKIKELVKLEPIAYHLLPTKFPLNQLQRFYEALYNIKIDNRNFRKKILKLPYIERLDELEKNVSHRPGHLYRFNPEKYQESSSIY; encoded by the coding sequence ATGATGTATTTCAAAATAGCGATAGATTGTGTGATTATAGGGTATGATAGCCAGCTCAATGAGCTAAAAATTTTGCTCACCAAAAGGGTCAATATGCCTCAGAAGGGAGAGTGGGCTTTGCCCGGTGGGTTTATAAAAAAGACTGAAGGCTTTGAAGAAACTGCCTCATCCATTCTTCAGCGAGAAACAGGAATGGCGAATGTTTATCTGCGGCAACTAAAAGCGTACAGCTTGACCGATATCACTCAGGACAATAGAATTGCTTCAGTAGCCTATTATTCATTCATCAAATTTGAAGAGCTTACAGAATCAGGTCAGCAACAAACTTCAAGGTGGTTTCCTTTCAAAGAAGTTCCACCATTACCATTTGATCACAGCGAAAAAGTAGCTTTTGCCTCTGAGAAAATTAAGGAATTGGTAAAGCTAGAACCTATTGCTTATCATTTATTACCAACCAAATTTCCCTTAAATCAATTGCAAAGATTCTACGAAGCACTGTACAATATCAAAATAGATAACCGCAACTTCCGAAAGAAAATCCTGAAACTACCTTACATTGAGCGACTCGATGAACTTGAAAAGAACGTTTCGCACCGACCGGGGCATCTGTACCGATTCAACCCGGAAAAGTATCAGGAAAGTAGTAGCATATACTAA
- a CDS encoding nucleoside hydrolase, with product MRTKPVIMDHDGSADDFLSLILLLLMRHVDLLGVSITPADCYLENALETTLKLLTKAKRTNIEIGIGHVHGINAFPADWRARPKVLNALPDLIGIDTNSSPLDFRTSQEMIIEKLLTAQEAVTVLMTGPCSNLAHAIEREPKILNHIAEVIWMSGAFDVPGNVLTYNHDGTAEWNVFWDPISAKSLLTHQIPIIFIPLDVTNHVPVTIDFLKKLANQSSDSWANLAGQFWATTLDTIPAYEYTYFMWDVLATSFLSIPEAFTLEEVEVDVVTQGASAGRTYRKANSGYHAKVATDVNKKLFYDYLLEVLSTAC from the coding sequence ATGAGAACTAAACCTGTTATTATGGATCACGACGGCTCGGCCGACGATTTCCTTTCTTTGATTTTACTGCTACTGATGAGGCACGTTGATCTGCTTGGAGTTAGCATAACTCCCGCTGACTGTTACCTCGAGAATGCATTAGAAACTACCCTAAAGCTACTTACGAAAGCCAAAAGAACCAATATTGAGATTGGAATTGGGCATGTTCACGGCATCAACGCCTTTCCGGCTGATTGGCGAGCCCGTCCAAAAGTTTTAAATGCTCTTCCCGACTTAATTGGTATTGATACTAACTCAAGCCCATTAGATTTCCGAACTAGTCAGGAAATGATCATTGAAAAACTGCTAACTGCTCAAGAAGCGGTCACCGTACTAATGACCGGGCCGTGTTCTAACTTAGCCCACGCTATTGAGCGAGAACCGAAAATACTGAACCACATCGCTGAAGTTATCTGGATGAGTGGAGCCTTTGACGTGCCCGGTAATGTATTGACCTATAATCACGATGGCACTGCCGAGTGGAATGTATTTTGGGATCCTATCTCCGCTAAATCATTACTAACACATCAAATACCCATTATTTTTATACCACTTGACGTAACCAACCACGTACCCGTAACCATTGATTTTTTAAAGAAACTGGCGAATCAATCGTCTGATTCCTGGGCAAATTTAGCCGGACAATTTTGGGCCACTACCCTAGATACCATTCCCGCTTACGAGTACACCTATTTTATGTGGGATGTGCTGGCGACCAGCTTTCTAAGTATTCCTGAAGCCTTTACGCTGGAGGAAGTAGAAGTTGATGTAGTAACTCAAGGTGCGTCGGCAGGAAGAACGTACCGAAAAGCGAATTCTGGCTATCACGCTAAAGTCGCTACCGATGTTAACAAAAAGTTATTTTACGACTACCTGTTGGAGGTACTTTCTACTGCATGTTGA
- a CDS encoding MutS-related protein: MKKSVEEIFQSRLSEFQQQAQILQKKYNQVSILRIVFFVVAIISIVYLANARLTDLFIIALVVSVVGFVLIIRWHQRIKQKYEHSERLSTINQEELHRLNYQLHSFDSGETYQDARHPYSGDLDVFGEHSLFQLINRSATRKGKDFLADWLRQPAAKPEIEARQAAVAELKDQLDWRQAQQAHGRQVDTTQEDIQQLLAWASSPPAVSNQKVYQIVQYAFSALAVLLIVAAFVLPTVQWYIPMIVILVNMAIVGTTAKAAEKVHQQTNKSVTTLQAYRYMMEGVEQQSFQSEKLQSLQNELKGDGKSASASIKELSYILSNFDARGNMMYHILNVIFLLDVHWLLRADRWKAQTKDHVEAWLNSMGEVEALDSIASFAYAQPDFTFPAISGERHYIRTEAMGHCLIPPQQRVSNDFAMQGRGTINIITGSNMSGKSTFLRTVGTNMVLALTGAPVCAQQFEVAVMQVFSSMRTQDSLEENVSSFYAELQRLRQLLTMLEAPQLPVLFMLDEILKGTNSHDRHHGAASLIKQLGKLVSSGFVSTHDLELGKLADELPNLRNYNFTSTIAGDEIIFDYKLHDGVCQSFNASKLMEKMGIAIGN, from the coding sequence ATGAAGAAGTCAGTAGAAGAAATATTTCAAAGTCGCCTTTCTGAATTTCAGCAGCAAGCTCAGATACTACAGAAAAAATACAACCAGGTTTCTATACTGAGAATCGTATTCTTTGTGGTAGCCATTATCAGCATTGTCTATTTGGCTAATGCTCGCCTTACCGATTTGTTTATCATTGCATTAGTAGTATCAGTCGTTGGGTTTGTGTTGATTATTCGCTGGCATCAACGTATTAAGCAAAAATACGAACATAGCGAGCGGTTATCTACTATCAATCAAGAGGAACTGCACCGACTAAATTACCAGCTTCATTCATTTGATTCGGGCGAGACCTACCAAGATGCCCGCCACCCCTACTCCGGTGACTTAGATGTTTTCGGTGAACATTCTTTGTTCCAACTTATTAACCGCAGTGCTACCCGGAAGGGAAAAGACTTTCTAGCGGATTGGCTGAGGCAACCGGCAGCTAAACCAGAAATTGAGGCTCGGCAGGCAGCCGTAGCGGAGCTAAAAGACCAACTAGACTGGCGACAGGCTCAGCAAGCGCACGGACGACAGGTAGACACTACCCAAGAAGATATTCAACAATTGTTGGCTTGGGCTTCTTCTCCACCGGCGGTCAGTAACCAAAAGGTTTATCAGATAGTACAGTACGCCTTCAGTGCATTGGCAGTTCTTTTAATTGTGGCTGCTTTTGTTCTGCCCACGGTACAGTGGTACATACCAATGATTGTCATTTTAGTGAATATGGCCATCGTTGGCACCACGGCTAAAGCAGCGGAGAAAGTCCATCAGCAGACTAATAAAAGTGTGACTACGCTACAGGCCTATCGATATATGATGGAAGGCGTAGAGCAACAGTCTTTTCAATCGGAAAAGCTACAATCATTGCAGAATGAATTAAAGGGCGATGGTAAATCGGCTTCGGCCTCGATAAAGGAGCTAAGCTATATCTTATCAAATTTCGATGCGCGAGGTAACATGATGTACCATATTTTAAATGTTATCTTTCTGTTGGATGTGCACTGGCTACTACGAGCTGACCGCTGGAAAGCCCAAACGAAAGATCATGTTGAAGCCTGGCTCAACAGCATGGGTGAAGTGGAAGCTTTGGATAGCATTGCCAGCTTTGCCTACGCCCAGCCTGACTTCACGTTTCCCGCCATTTCGGGTGAGCGACACTATATTCGTACCGAAGCGATGGGGCACTGCCTTATTCCCCCTCAGCAGCGAGTCAGCAACGATTTTGCTATGCAGGGGCGGGGCACAATCAATATCATCACCGGATCAAACATGTCGGGAAAAAGTACTTTTTTGCGAACAGTAGGAACGAATATGGTGCTGGCATTAACCGGAGCTCCGGTCTGCGCCCAGCAATTTGAAGTAGCGGTGATGCAGGTCTTCAGCAGTATGCGTACCCAAGATTCGCTGGAAGAAAATGTGTCTTCGTTTTACGCCGAATTGCAACGGTTGCGGCAGTTACTCACCATGCTGGAAGCCCCCCAATTACCCGTGCTGTTTATGCTGGATGAAATTCTGAAAGGAACCAACTCCCACGACCGTCACCACGGAGCCGCCTCGCTGATTAAGCAGCTGGGAAAATTAGTATCTTCTGGTTTCGTCTCAACGCATGACCTGGAACTAGGAAAATTGGCCGACGAACTACCCAATCTGCGGAATTATAACTTTACCAGCACCATTGCGGGTGATGAAATTATTTTTGATTATAAGCTACACGATGGAGTTTGTCAAAGCTTCAACGCCAGCAAACTGATGGAAAAGATGGGAATAGCGATTGGCAACTAA
- the lysA gene encoding diaminopimelate decarboxylase, which yields MSFSSSTTEAIPTTFSPQGVDLTQVCQQFGTPLYLYDADVIIRQINTLKNAFTYSKVKFKYAAKALTNISVLKLIRQQGIDLDVVSIQEAHIGLKAGFSAQQIMYTPSGVPFSEIDEAIALGVQMNVDSLPLLRYIGERYGNTVSCCLRLNPDIRAGGHAKISVGHNESKFGIALSQLDLVVDVVKQYGITINGLHIHTGSDIKDPEVFAQGAQRLYAAAQHFPDLQFIDFGSGFKVAYKEGDVATDIPQLARLMEDSFQEFCQQYGRELEMWFEPGKLIVSDSGYLLAEVTVVKENPGINFVHLDTGLNHLIRPMMYEAYHEIVNVTNPDGDLQPYHVVGYICETDTIAENRMLPQVRQGDIVAIKNAGAYGFSMASNYNARLRPAEVLIHQGEAKLIRQRETMDDILQNQIEISL from the coding sequence ATGTCTTTTTCTAGCTCCACCACCGAAGCCATTCCTACTACTTTCTCTCCGCAGGGAGTAGACCTTACGCAGGTTTGCCAGCAGTTTGGTACTCCACTTTACCTATACGATGCGGATGTTATTATCCGGCAGATTAATACGCTCAAAAACGCTTTTACCTACTCTAAAGTAAAGTTCAAATACGCTGCCAAGGCACTGACCAACATCTCAGTACTAAAATTAATTCGCCAGCAAGGTATTGATCTGGATGTAGTTTCTATTCAGGAAGCCCACATTGGTTTGAAAGCGGGTTTTTCAGCCCAGCAAATTATGTACACTCCTAGCGGAGTGCCCTTTTCCGAAATTGATGAGGCGATTGCGCTGGGAGTGCAGATGAACGTAGATAGCTTACCGTTGCTACGCTATATCGGTGAACGTTACGGCAATACGGTTTCCTGCTGCCTTCGGCTAAACCCAGACATCCGAGCGGGTGGCCACGCCAAAATTTCGGTAGGGCATAACGAATCTAAGTTCGGTATTGCGCTATCGCAGCTAGATTTAGTAGTAGATGTGGTTAAGCAGTACGGCATCACGATCAACGGACTGCACATTCACACCGGTTCTGATATTAAAGACCCCGAGGTATTTGCTCAGGGTGCCCAACGATTGTACGCGGCTGCCCAGCATTTTCCTGATTTGCAGTTTATTGATTTCGGTAGCGGCTTTAAAGTAGCTTATAAAGAAGGTGATGTGGCTACTGACATTCCTCAGTTGGCTCGCCTAATGGAAGACTCGTTTCAGGAGTTTTGCCAGCAGTACGGAAGGGAACTAGAAATGTGGTTTGAACCGGGAAAGCTCATCGTTAGCGACTCCGGTTATTTGCTGGCTGAGGTCACGGTAGTCAAAGAAAACCCAGGGATTAACTTTGTCCACCTAGATACGGGACTAAATCATCTCATCCGCCCCATGATGTACGAAGCATACCATGAAATTGTGAATGTGACTAATCCTGATGGAGATTTACAACCCTACCATGTAGTGGGTTACATTTGCGAAACTGATACTATCGCGGAAAACCGAATGCTACCACAAGTGCGACAGGGTGATATTGTGGCTATCAAAAATGCGGGTGCTTACGGTTTTAGTATGGCATCCAACTACAACGCCCGTCTACGACCTGCCGAAGTACTTATTCATCAAGGTGAAGCTAAGCTAATTCGCCAGCGGGAAACGATGGATGATATTCTACAGAATCAAATAGAAATATCGTTATGA